A single region of the Massilia sp. erpn genome encodes:
- a CDS encoding DUF1272 domain-containing protein, giving the protein MLELRPSCEHCNKALPPASTEARICTYECTFCADCAENLLSNVCPNCGGGFVPRPVRPATNWKGNNYLGADPASTTVKHRPVNFEDHARIMAAQNGLPPEQR; this is encoded by the coding sequence ATGCTGGAACTCCGGCCTAGCTGTGAACACTGCAATAAGGCGCTGCCGCCCGCCTCCACCGAGGCGCGCATCTGTACTTACGAATGCACTTTCTGCGCCGACTGCGCCGAGAACCTGCTGTCGAACGTCTGCCCCAATTGCGGCGGCGGTTTCGTGCCGCGCCCCGTCCGTCCGGCCACTAACTGGAAAGGCAATAACTATCTGGGCGCCGATCCGGCCAGCACCACGGTCAAACACCGTCCGGTGAATTTCGAGGACCATGCACGCATCATGGCTGCGCAGAACGGCTTGCCGCCCGAGCAGCGATAA
- a CDS encoding SCO family protein, whose translation MKKLFAAACMLLALAGCAEKKLEFTNTDLTGLDYAKGFALNDHTGKPVTLDTYKGKVVVVFFGFTQCPDVCPTTMAEMSGVMKELGSQADQVQVLFVTLDPERDTKELLAQYVPTFDSRFVGLYGDPARIMQTAKDFKVFYSKVPGKEPGSYTIDHTAGSYVFDKSGKIRLFLRHGQGPAPVVHDLKLLLS comes from the coding sequence ATGAAAAAACTGTTTGCTGCTGCCTGTATGCTGTTGGCCCTGGCCGGCTGCGCCGAGAAAAAACTCGAATTCACCAATACCGACCTGACCGGCCTGGATTACGCCAAGGGCTTCGCCCTCAACGACCACACCGGCAAGCCGGTCACGCTGGATACCTACAAAGGCAAGGTGGTGGTGGTGTTCTTCGGCTTCACCCAATGTCCCGACGTGTGCCCTACCACCATGGCCGAAATGTCCGGCGTGATGAAGGAACTGGGTTCGCAGGCCGACCAGGTGCAAGTGCTGTTCGTGACCCTCGATCCCGAGCGCGACACCAAGGAACTGCTGGCGCAATATGTGCCGACTTTCGATTCGCGCTTCGTCGGCCTGTATGGCGACCCGGCGCGCATCATGCAGACCGCCAAGGACTTCAAGGTGTTCTACTCCAAGGTGCCGGGCAAGGAGCCGGGCAGCTACACCATCGACCATACCGCAGGCAGCTATGTGTTCGACAAGAGCGGCAAGATCCGCCTCTTCCTGCGCCATGGCCAGGGTCCGGCGCCGGTGGTGCATGACCTGAAGCTGCTGCTCTCCTGA
- the cyoE gene encoding heme o synthase, giving the protein MTTHTATHKQNHRIAQYWALTKPRVTQLAVFCAVIGMFLATDGMPDWRVVVAATLGIWLLAGAAFAVNCLAEREIDARMARTARRPLATGEISPGQTMLFSAIIGGAGMWVLYTLVNPLTMWLTFVTFVGYAVIYTMILKPATPQNIVIGGLSGAMPPALGWAAVANDVPMQAWLLVLIIFIWTPPHFWALAMYRRDDYARSGLPMLPVTHGLPFTQFHVWLYSIALAATTLLPFAVKMSGLIYLVSAIALDTVFLWYGWRIYRHYTDLIARKAFAYSIIYLALLFGALLVDHYFKF; this is encoded by the coding sequence ATGACGACCCACACCGCGACCCATAAACAGAACCACCGCATCGCCCAATACTGGGCGCTGACCAAGCCGCGAGTCACCCAACTGGCCGTGTTCTGTGCCGTAATCGGCATGTTCCTGGCCACCGACGGCATGCCCGACTGGCGCGTGGTGGTCGCCGCCACCCTCGGCATCTGGCTGCTGGCCGGCGCCGCCTTCGCCGTCAACTGCCTGGCCGAGCGCGAAATCGACGCGCGCATGGCGCGTACCGCGCGCCGCCCGCTGGCCACGGGCGAAATCTCGCCCGGCCAGACCATGCTGTTCTCCGCCATCATCGGCGGCGCCGGCATGTGGGTGCTGTACACCCTGGTCAATCCGCTCACCATGTGGCTGACCTTCGTCACCTTCGTCGGCTATGCCGTGATCTATACGATGATCCTGAAACCGGCCACGCCGCAGAACATCGTGATCGGCGGCCTGTCGGGCGCCATGCCGCCGGCCCTGGGCTGGGCCGCCGTCGCCAACGACGTGCCGATGCAGGCCTGGCTGCTGGTGCTGATCATCTTCATCTGGACCCCGCCGCACTTCTGGGCGCTGGCCATGTACCGGCGCGACGATTATGCGCGCTCCGGCCTGCCGATGCTGCCCGTGACGCACGGCCTGCCGTTCACCCAATTCCATGTGTGGCTGTACTCGATCGCGCTGGCTGCCACCACCTTGCTGCCTTTTGCCGTCAAGATGAGTGGCTTGATTTACCTGGTCAGTGCGATCGCCCTCGATACGGTCTTCCTATGGTACGGCTGGCGCATTTACCGCCACTACACTGACCTGATCGCCCGCAAGGCGTTCGCCTACTCGATCATCTACCTTGCCCTGCTGTTCGGAGCTTTACTGGTAGATCACTACTTCAAGTTCTGA
- a CDS encoding heme A synthase, with protein MHHVTLAQMAITALMVALLPLSMVWISKDVSKYRKLVWVSVFLTFDLIVFGAFTRLTDSGLGCPDWPGCYGLANPFLAHEEIRAAESLMPSGPVTMFKAWVEMIHRYLAMGIGVLIVAMMAVAWLRWRDSRKGLGGYGAGFAPGYPTLLFFFICLQGAFGAWTVTLKLQPVIVTIHLLLGMGLLAVLAWFGARQDQYVAPLPRSDAPATAIRRLRRLAALSALVLLVQIALGGWVSTNYATLACNEFPLCQGKLVPEMDFEHGFHLWRELGKTAAGHYLPFSALTAIHWVHRNFAAVVVLVLGLTAAAAWRHAGLRGLARGIVAVLILQALTGLATIYLNYPLAIAVLHNAGAALLVLLLTMLNYRAKFQFDTALR; from the coding sequence ATGCACCACGTCACCCTGGCCCAGATGGCCATCACCGCCCTGATGGTGGCCTTGCTGCCGCTGTCCATGGTGTGGATCTCGAAGGATGTCAGCAAGTACCGCAAGCTGGTCTGGGTCAGCGTCTTCCTGACCTTCGACCTGATCGTGTTCGGCGCCTTCACGCGCCTGACCGATTCCGGCCTGGGCTGCCCGGACTGGCCGGGCTGCTATGGCCTGGCCAACCCCTTCCTCGCCCATGAGGAAATCCGGGCCGCCGAAAGCCTGATGCCGAGCGGCCCCGTGACCATGTTCAAGGCCTGGGTCGAAATGATCCACCGCTACCTGGCTATGGGCATCGGCGTCCTGATCGTGGCCATGATGGCCGTGGCTTGGCTGCGCTGGCGCGACAGCCGCAAAGGCCTCGGCGGCTATGGCGCGGGCTTCGCGCCCGGCTATCCCACCCTGCTGTTCTTCTTCATCTGCCTGCAGGGCGCATTCGGCGCCTGGACCGTGACCCTGAAGCTGCAGCCGGTGATCGTCACCATCCACCTGCTGCTGGGTATGGGCCTGCTGGCCGTGTTGGCCTGGTTCGGCGCGCGCCAGGACCAGTACGTGGCGCCGCTGCCACGCAGTGACGCCCCGGCCACGGCGATCCGCCGCCTGCGCCGGCTGGCCGCCTTGTCGGCCCTGGTGCTGCTGGTGCAGATCGCCCTGGGCGGCTGGGTGAGCACTAACTACGCTACCCTGGCCTGCAACGAATTCCCGCTCTGCCAGGGCAAGCTGGTGCCGGAGATGGACTTCGAGCACGGCTTCCACCTGTGGCGCGAACTGGGCAAGACCGCCGCCGGCCACTACCTGCCATTTTCGGCGCTGACGGCCATCCATTGGGTGCACCGCAACTTTGCCGCCGTGGTGGTGCTGGTGCTGGGCCTGACCGCCGCCGCGGCCTGGCGCCATGCCGGCCTGCGCGGCCTGGCGCGCGGCATCGTGGCCGTGCTGATTTTGCAGGCACTGACCGGTTTGGCAACGATTTACCTGAATTACCCGCTTGCCATCGCCGTGCTGCATAACGCCGGGGCGGCCCTGCTGGTGCTTTTGCTGACCATGTTAAACTACCGGGCTAAGTTCCAATTCGACACCGCGCTGCGCTGA
- a CDS encoding cytochrome C oxidase subunit I, whose product METNKDDSQRKRTGRWKLLAVLAVCATPLLASYFTYYVLKPTSRNNYGALIDPRQYPIPAMASTELDGKAATLDELKGKWIMLKVGGSDCQQACQDQLFAMRQLRTMQGKEMERIERVWLITDQEPLETMLLRVNDGTRMLRAPADAIAKWLPVEQGGKADEHIYMIDPLGNLMMRFPKNPDPSKMKKDIGKLLKASAIG is encoded by the coding sequence GTGGAAACAAATAAAGACGACAGCCAGCGCAAGCGCACTGGCCGCTGGAAGCTGCTGGCCGTGCTGGCCGTGTGCGCGACGCCGCTGCTGGCTTCCTATTTCACCTATTACGTGCTCAAGCCGACTTCGCGCAACAACTACGGCGCGCTGATCGATCCGCGCCAGTACCCGATTCCGGCCATGGCCAGCACGGAGCTGGACGGCAAGGCCGCCACCCTGGACGAGCTGAAAGGCAAGTGGATCATGCTCAAGGTGGGCGGCTCCGACTGCCAGCAAGCCTGCCAGGACCAGCTGTTCGCCATGCGCCAGCTGCGCACCATGCAGGGCAAGGAGATGGAACGCATCGAACGCGTCTGGCTGATCACCGACCAGGAGCCGCTGGAAACCATGCTGCTGCGCGTGAACGACGGCACCCGCATGCTGCGCGCCCCGGCCGATGCTATCGCCAAATGGCTGCCGGTGGAGCAGGGCGGCAAGGCCGATGAGCATATCTATATGATTGATCCGCTCGGCAATCTGATGATGCGCTTCCCGAAAAATCCCGATCCATCGAAGATGAAGAAGGATATCGGCAAGCTGCTGAAGGCTTCGGCCATCGGTTAA
- a CDS encoding SURF1 family protein produces the protein MRIAFRFKLIPFIAMLLLVALGVSLGQWQDRRAVEKSAREAKLAAGNAAAPLNVGAAPLPASEAEFRRVTVSGEFVAGWPLYLDNRPYKGRAGFYLLMPLRVAGSDMHVLVARGWLPRDMADRSKLPDYATPSGPVTVQGVARLNPGHVMELGSQPPLTPRAMVQNADAATVGAASGLRFQPFVLEQTSPDAGETAQAPGPLVRDWPAPALGVEKHRGYAFQWYALAAMAFLFFVITGFRRGNK, from the coding sequence ATGCGTATCGCCTTTCGCTTTAAGCTGATTCCCTTCATCGCCATGCTGCTGCTGGTGGCGCTCGGCGTGTCGCTGGGCCAGTGGCAGGACCGCCGCGCCGTCGAGAAAAGCGCGCGCGAAGCGAAGCTGGCGGCGGGCAACGCGGCCGCGCCGCTGAACGTGGGCGCGGCGCCGCTGCCCGCCTCCGAGGCCGAGTTCCGCCGCGTCACGGTGTCCGGCGAATTCGTCGCCGGCTGGCCGCTTTACCTGGACAACCGTCCGTACAAAGGCCGAGCCGGTTTCTATCTGCTGATGCCCTTGCGCGTGGCCGGTTCGGACATGCATGTGCTGGTGGCGCGCGGCTGGCTGCCGCGCGATATGGCCGACCGCAGCAAGCTGCCCGACTACGCCACGCCGTCCGGTCCCGTCACCGTGCAGGGCGTGGCGCGCCTGAATCCCGGCCATGTGATGGAGCTGGGCAGCCAGCCGCCGTTGACGCCGCGCGCCATGGTGCAGAACGCCGATGCCGCCACGGTCGGCGCGGCCAGCGGCCTGCGCTTCCAGCCCTTCGTGCTGGAGCAGACTTCCCCCGACGCCGGCGAAACGGCGCAGGCGCCCGGCCCGCTGGTGCGCGACTGGCCCGCGCCCGCGCTGGGCGTGGAAAAACACCGTGGCTATGCCTTCCAGTGGTACGCGCTGGCGGCCATGGCCTTCCTTTTCTTTGTGATTACTGGATTCAGACGTGGAAACAAATAA
- a CDS encoding twin transmembrane helix small protein — MKYIVAIAFVLIIGSLASAFFYLMRDQGRSNRTVRALAMRVGFSIALFLLLLLAHKLGYIQPTGIRQ; from the coding sequence ATGAAATATATCGTTGCCATCGCCTTTGTGCTCATCATCGGCAGCCTGGCGTCGGCCTTTTTCTACCTGATGCGCGACCAGGGCCGCAGCAACCGCACGGTGCGCGCGCTGGCCATGCGCGTGGGCTTTTCCATCGCCCTCTTCCTGCTGCTTCTGCTGGCCCATAAACTGGGCTATATCCAGCCGACCGGCATCCGCCAGTAA
- a CDS encoding cytochrome c oxidase subunit 3: MSSNNAAAPYYFVPGPSRWPMLGGMSLLLTMIGASAWVNDLSWGMYANLLGILCTLAVLWCWFGEAIGESEKGLYSKRIDHSFRWSMGWFIFSEVMFFGAFFGALYYARSITMPWLGDLDHKMIWPDFSGQWGGTGPAGVVETFKTMGPFPIPTINTALLLTSGLTLTISHHALRAGHRGSTAFWLAATVLLGAVFMGFQAYEYIHAYHELNLKLTSGIYGSTFFMLTGFHGFHVTMGAIMLSVVLGRVLKGHFTPDNHFAFEGAAWYWHFVDVVWLGLYVVVYWM, encoded by the coding sequence ATGAGTTCGAATAACGCCGCGGCGCCGTATTATTTCGTGCCAGGTCCGTCCCGCTGGCCGATGCTTGGCGGGATGTCGCTGCTGCTGACCATGATCGGCGCGTCGGCCTGGGTCAATGACTTATCCTGGGGCATGTACGCCAACCTGCTGGGGATTCTGTGCACCCTGGCCGTGCTGTGGTGCTGGTTCGGCGAGGCCATCGGCGAATCCGAAAAAGGCCTGTACTCCAAGCGCATCGACCACTCCTTCCGCTGGTCCATGGGTTGGTTCATCTTCTCCGAAGTGATGTTCTTCGGCGCCTTCTTCGGCGCCCTGTACTATGCGCGTTCGATCACCATGCCTTGGCTGGGCGATCTGGACCACAAGATGATCTGGCCCGACTTCTCCGGCCAGTGGGGCGGCACCGGTCCGGCCGGCGTGGTCGAAACCTTCAAGACCATGGGCCCGTTCCCGATCCCGACCATCAACACCGCGCTGCTGCTGACCTCGGGCCTGACCCTGACCATTTCGCACCACGCGCTGCGTGCCGGCCATCGCGGTTCGACCGCCTTCTGGCTGGCCGCCACCGTGCTGCTGGGCGCCGTCTTCATGGGCTTCCAGGCTTACGAGTACATCCACGCCTACCATGAACTGAACCTGAAACTGACCTCGGGCATTTACGGTTCCACCTTCTTCATGCTGACCGGCTTCCACGGCTTCCACGTGACCATGGGCGCGATCATGCTGTCGGTGGTGCTGGGCCGCGTGCTGAAGGGCCACTTCACGCCCGACAACCACTTCGCCTTCGAAGGTGCGGCCTGGTACTGGCACTTTGTGGACGTGGTCTGGCTCGGCCTGTACGTCGTCGTGTACTGGATGTAA
- a CDS encoding DUF2970 domain-containing protein, whose amino-acid sequence MDDLKGKQQYASFMYSMKAVVWSFFGLRRKRDFDTDSAKLNPLHIVIAALLAVAMFIGLLITVVKLVVPK is encoded by the coding sequence ATGGATGATTTAAAAGGGAAGCAGCAGTACGCTTCTTTTATGTATTCGATGAAGGCGGTGGTCTGGTCGTTTTTCGGCCTGCGCCGCAAGCGCGATTTCGATACGGACTCGGCGAAACTGAACCCGCTCCATATCGTCATCGCTGCCTTGCTGGCCGTCGCCATGTTTATCGGCTTGCTGATCACGGTCGTCAAGCTGGTCGTTCCAAAATAA
- a CDS encoding cytochrome c oxidase assembly protein: MSEDTGDSNRKMLVKLIVIAVMMFGFGYALIPVYKHICEVLGINVLTQRDGSVDLSKNTQVDTSRSITIELDSNVQGTLRFRPTQSSITVHPGEMATVVYEVVNSLPRTVHAQAIPSYAPHSVTPHFKKMECFCFKQQTLQANEARQMPVVFYIDPAVPKEVKTVTLSYTFFEIAGLEKTASN, translated from the coding sequence ATGAGCGAGGATACCGGCGATTCCAACCGCAAGATGCTGGTCAAGCTGATCGTCATCGCCGTGATGATGTTCGGCTTCGGCTATGCGCTGATTCCGGTCTATAAGCATATCTGCGAGGTGCTGGGCATCAATGTGCTGACCCAGCGCGACGGCAGTGTCGACTTGAGCAAGAATACCCAGGTCGACACCAGCCGTTCCATCACCATCGAGCTGGATAGCAATGTGCAGGGGACGCTGCGCTTCCGTCCCACCCAGAGCAGCATCACGGTGCACCCGGGCGAAATGGCAACGGTGGTGTACGAGGTGGTCAACAGCCTGCCGCGCACGGTGCACGCCCAGGCGATTCCGAGCTACGCGCCGCACAGCGTCACGCCGCATTTCAAGAAGATGGAATGCTTCTGCTTCAAGCAGCAGACCTTGCAGGCGAACGAGGCGCGGCAGATGCCGGTGGTGTTCTACATCGACCCGGCCGTGCCGAAGGAAGTGAAGACGGTCACGTTGTCCTACACCTTCTTCGAAATCGCCGGTCTGGAAAAAACGGCCTCCAATTAA
- a CDS encoding cytochrome oxidase small assembly protein: MSDSNKPKNNLRLALILGSIALVFFISVFAKRALLS; this comes from the coding sequence ATGTCCGACTCGAACAAGCCAAAAAACAATCTGCGGCTGGCCTTGATCCTGGGTTCGATCGCCCTGGTGTTCTTTATTTCCGTATTTGCCAAGCGTGCATTGCTGAGCTGA
- the ctaD gene encoding cytochrome c oxidase subunit I, whose translation MSTSTLDHAHDHAHGHDHDHAHDHPTGLKRWLFATNHKDIGTLYLWFSFIMLLSGGVLALMIRTELFKPGLQFFQPEFFNQLTTMHGLVMVFGAIMPAFVGYANWMIPLQVGASDMAFARMNNFSFWLLPPAALLLAGSFFVPGGATAAGWTLYAPLSTQMGIGMDMGIFAMHIMGASSIMGSINIIVTILNMRAPGMTLMKMPMFCWTWLITAYLLIAVMPVLAGAITMTLTDRHFGTSFFNAAGGGDPVMYQHIFWFFGHPEVYIMILPAFGIVSQIIPAFARKPLFGYASMVYATASIAILSFIVWAHHMFTTGMPVTSQLFFMYATMLIAVPTGVKVFNWIATMWRGSMTFETPMLFAVGFIFVFTMGGFTGLILAVTPIDIQLQDTYYVVAHFHYVLVAGSLFALFAGFYYWGPKWTGHMYNETMGKLHFWASLITFNVTFFPMHFLGLAGMPRRYADYQAQFTDFNTIASIGAFGFGLCQVFFLFCVVLPCIRGGKKAADKPWEAAEGLEWTVPSPAPFHTFEVPPVVK comes from the coding sequence ATGAGCACGAGCACACTCGATCACGCCCACGATCACGCCCATGGCCACGATCACGATCATGCACACGACCATCCGACCGGCCTGAAACGCTGGCTGTTTGCGACCAACCACAAAGACATCGGCACCCTGTACCTGTGGTTCTCCTTCATCATGCTGCTGTCCGGCGGCGTGCTGGCGCTGATGATCCGCACCGAACTGTTCAAGCCGGGCCTGCAGTTCTTCCAGCCTGAGTTCTTCAACCAGCTGACCACCATGCACGGCCTGGTGATGGTGTTCGGCGCCATCATGCCGGCCTTCGTCGGCTACGCCAACTGGATGATCCCGCTGCAGGTGGGCGCCTCCGACATGGCCTTCGCCCGCATGAACAACTTCTCGTTCTGGCTGCTGCCGCCGGCGGCGCTGCTGCTGGCAGGTTCCTTCTTCGTGCCGGGCGGCGCCACCGCCGCCGGCTGGACCCTGTACGCGCCGCTGTCGACCCAGATGGGCATCGGCATGGACATGGGCATCTTCGCCATGCACATCATGGGCGCGTCCTCGATCATGGGCTCCATCAACATCATCGTCACCATCCTGAACATGCGCGCGCCTGGCATGACCCTGATGAAGATGCCGATGTTCTGCTGGACCTGGCTGATCACCGCCTACCTGTTGATCGCCGTGATGCCGGTGCTGGCTGGCGCCATCACCATGACCCTGACCGACCGCCACTTCGGCACCTCCTTCTTCAACGCCGCCGGCGGCGGCGACCCGGTGATGTACCAGCACATTTTCTGGTTCTTCGGCCACCCCGAGGTCTACATCATGATTCTGCCGGCCTTCGGCATCGTCTCGCAGATCATCCCGGCCTTCGCCCGCAAGCCGCTGTTCGGCTACGCTTCGATGGTGTACGCCACCGCCTCGATTGCGATCCTGTCCTTCATCGTCTGGGCCCACCACATGTTCACCACCGGCATGCCAGTGACCTCCCAGCTGTTCTTCATGTACGCCACCATGCTGATCGCGGTGCCGACCGGCGTGAAAGTGTTCAACTGGATCGCCACCATGTGGCGCGGTTCCATGACCTTTGAAACCCCGATGCTGTTCGCCGTGGGCTTCATCTTCGTGTTCACCATGGGCGGCTTCACCGGCCTGATCCTGGCCGTGACCCCGATCGACATCCAGCTGCAGGACACCTACTACGTGGTGGCCCACTTCCACTACGTGCTGGTGGCTGGCTCGCTGTTTGCCCTGTTTGCCGGCTTCTACTACTGGGGTCCGAAGTGGACCGGCCATATGTACAACGAAACGATGGGCAAGCTCCACTTCTGGGCTTCGCTGATCACCTTCAACGTGACCTTCTTCCCGATGCACTTCCTGGGCTTGGCCGGCATGCCGCGCCGCTATGCCGACTACCAGGCGCAGTTCACCGATTTCAACACGATCGCCTCCATCGGCGCTTTCGGTTTCGGCCTGTGCCAGGTGTTCTTCCTGTTCTGCGTGGTGCTGCCATGCATCCGCGGCGGCAAGAAAGCAGCCGACAAGCCATGGGAAGCCGCTGAAGGCCTGGAATGGACCGTGCCGTCGCCGGCGCCGTTCCACACCTTCGAGGTGCCGCCGGTCGTGAAGTAA
- the coxB gene encoding cytochrome c oxidase subunit II — MKLAKRLQALMLGLAAVSAGIPAWAEPATTAAGTYRAATGGTGGPVPHQLNLQPPSTAIATEVYDLHNLMMIICLVIFVAVFGVMFYSILKHRKSLGHKAATFHESTAVEIAWTVVPFLIVIGMALPATRTVVGMKDTSNADITIKATGMQWKWGYDYLKGEGEGISFVSNLSTPRAQIGAPGVAPTEARGENYLMEVDNEVVVPVNKKIRIVTTANDVIHAWMIPAFAVKQDAIPGFVRDTWFKSQHTGVFRGNCAELCGKEHAFMPIVVRVVTAEEYSAWVEGKKKEMAALADDPNKTWTIDELKTKGEKVYTANCAVCHQATGKGVPGAFAALDGSAIVNGAKADQIHVLLNGQKSGKFPSEMPAWKQLSDTDIAAVITYTRNNWSNKPAENMVQPAEVVAARNK, encoded by the coding sequence ATGAAACTTGCGAAGCGACTTCAAGCGTTGATGCTCGGGCTGGCCGCAGTAAGCGCCGGAATCCCGGCGTGGGCAGAGCCTGCAACGACGGCAGCCGGCACTTATCGAGCAGCCACCGGCGGTACCGGCGGTCCTGTACCGCACCAGCTGAACCTGCAACCACCTTCGACCGCCATTGCGACCGAGGTGTACGACCTGCACAATCTGATGATGATCATCTGCCTGGTGATTTTCGTCGCCGTGTTCGGCGTGATGTTCTATTCGATCCTGAAACACCGTAAATCGCTGGGCCACAAGGCCGCCACCTTCCACGAATCGACCGCGGTGGAAATCGCCTGGACCGTGGTGCCGTTCCTGATCGTGATCGGCATGGCCCTGCCGGCCACCCGCACCGTGGTCGGCATGAAGGACACCTCCAACGCCGACATCACCATCAAAGCCACCGGCATGCAGTGGAAATGGGGCTATGACTACCTGAAAGGCGAGGGCGAAGGCATTTCCTTCGTCTCCAACCTGTCCACCCCGCGCGCGCAGATCGGCGCCCCGGGCGTCGCCCCGACCGAAGCGCGCGGCGAAAACTACCTGATGGAAGTCGACAACGAAGTCGTGGTGCCGGTGAACAAGAAAATCCGCATCGTGACCACCGCCAACGACGTGATCCACGCCTGGATGATCCCGGCCTTCGCCGTCAAGCAGGATGCCATCCCCGGTTTCGTGCGCGACACCTGGTTCAAGTCGCAGCACACCGGCGTCTTCCGCGGCAATTGCGCCGAACTGTGCGGCAAAGAACACGCCTTCATGCCGATCGTGGTGCGCGTGGTGACGGCCGAGGAGTACAGTGCCTGGGTCGAGGGCAAGAAGAAGGAAATGGCGGCCCTGGCCGACGATCCGAACAAGACCTGGACCATCGATGAACTGAAAACCAAGGGCGAGAAAGTGTATACCGCCAACTGCGCCGTCTGCCACCAGGCAACGGGCAAGGGCGTGCCGGGCGCGTTTGCGGCGCTGGACGGCTCGGCCATCGTGAATGGCGCGAAAGCGGACCAGATCCACGTGCTGCTGAACGGTCAGAAGAGCGGCAAGTTCCCATCTGAAATGCCGGCATGGAAACAACTGTCGGATACCGATATTGCGGCTGTAATCACTTACACCCGTAACAACTGGTCGAACAAGCCAGCCGAAAACATGGTTCAACCAGCCGAAGTTGTGGCTGCACGCAACAAGTAA
- a CDS encoding methyltransferase domain-containing protein, producing the protein MQVPAKPPKLSAPIDLERVRALFRHPGRVQPADFLRREIAGRLQDRLAVVKVNPQRVLDAGCGMGADLANLQKSYAAAQVVGIDASEAMLAAARGQGARQSPLNQFLSKLLPAKAGIDLLVGDFADLPLAANSIDLVWSNLALHWHPQPDRVFAEWRRVLRVDGLLMFSCFGPDTLLELRAAFAELDLAPHALPFVDMHDFGDQLVEAGFSTPVMDMEKITVTYDTPQKLLADVRALGGNPLSTRRQGLIGRAAWQRMLAALEKQRGADGKLKLTFEIIYGHAFRPTPRVTKNGEAIIRFDLPRKPKN; encoded by the coding sequence ATGCAAGTCCCTGCCAAGCCGCCGAAACTGAGTGCTCCGATTGACCTGGAACGCGTACGCGCCCTGTTCCGCCATCCCGGCCGCGTTCAGCCTGCCGATTTCCTGCGGCGCGAGATCGCCGGCCGCCTGCAGGACCGCTTGGCCGTGGTCAAGGTGAACCCGCAGCGCGTGCTCGACGCGGGCTGCGGCATGGGTGCCGATCTGGCAAATTTGCAAAAAAGCTACGCCGCTGCCCAGGTGGTGGGCATCGATGCCTCGGAAGCCATGCTGGCGGCCGCGCGCGGGCAGGGCGCGCGCCAGTCGCCGCTGAACCAGTTCCTCAGCAAGCTGCTGCCGGCCAAGGCGGGCATTGACCTGCTGGTGGGCGATTTTGCCGACTTGCCGCTGGCCGCCAATAGCATCGACCTGGTGTGGTCGAACCTGGCCCTGCACTGGCATCCGCAGCCGGATCGCGTCTTCGCCGAGTGGCGCCGCGTGCTGCGCGTCGACGGTTTGCTGATGTTTTCCTGCTTCGGTCCGGACACGCTGCTGGAGCTGCGCGCGGCGTTCGCCGAGCTCGATCTGGCGCCCCATGCGTTGCCTTTTGTCGACATGCACGATTTTGGCGACCAGCTGGTGGAAGCCGGTTTTTCCACACCAGTAATGGATATGGAAAAGATAACCGTCACTTACGACACGCCGCAAAAACTGCTGGCCGATGTGCGTGCTTTGGGTGGGAATCCGCTGAGTACGCGGCGTCAAGGTTTGATCGGGCGCGCGGCCTGGCAGCGCATGTTGGCGGCGCTGGAAAAACAGCGCGGTGCGGATGGCAAATTGAAACTAACTTTCGAAATTATTTATGGCCATGCATTCCGGCCAACGCCCCGTGTTACTAAAAATGGGGAAGCAATTATCCGTTTCGACCTGCCGCGCAAGCCCAAAAATTAG